One Pseudomonadota bacterium genomic window carries:
- the rsmG gene encoding 16S rRNA (guanine(527)-N(7))-methyltransferase RsmG, translating into MDDPVTRYFSLLTKWNRSIRLVSSAASEDEFRKKHLRDAVELAPHLANARSLIDIGTGAGLPGILIKMMMPDIEVILLDSVRKKISFCNEAIRTLGLSGIRAICGRAEDELVRGQLGTFDAVVSRATWKLKDYIINSISYLREGPSSRIFALKGAGCDKELAEAQNIIENQELTLDIDHRYSIGPLPRRILSFRRKP; encoded by the coding sequence ATGGACGATCCTGTCACAAGATATTTTTCCCTCCTCACAAAGTGGAACAGGAGCATCAGGCTCGTATCCTCCGCTGCGAGTGAGGACGAGTTTCGCAAGAAGCACCTCCGCGACGCGGTCGAGCTCGCGCCGCATCTGGCGAACGCGCGCTCGCTCATCGACATTGGCACCGGAGCGGGGCTGCCGGGGATCCTCATCAAGATGATGATGCCGGATATCGAAGTGATCCTGCTCGACTCCGTGAGGAAGAAGATCAGCTTCTGCAACGAGGCGATACGCACGCTGGGTCTCTCCGGGATAAGGGCGATATGCGGCAGGGCCGAGGACGAATTGGTCAGGGGGCAACTGGGGACCTTTGATGCCGTGGTCTCGAGGGCGACCTGGAAATTGAAGGATTATATAATTAATTCAATAAGTTATCTTCGAGAGGGCCCCTCTTCCCGGATATTTGCCCTCAAGGGGGCAGGGTGTGACAAGGAGCTGGCCGAAGCCCAAAATATTATAGAAAATCAAGAACTTACGCTTGATATCGACCACCGTTACTCCATAGGCCCCCTCCCCCGCCGGATCCTCAGCTTCCGCCGAAAACCCTAG